TCATgcatatttaaaaaagaaaaataagagtTGAACAGTTCTGATGATAAGAGACATGCTATACTAGGTACAGATCATGGAACATGTATAATCTTTGGTGGAATAGTAGGAAGCAAAATTTGTTTGGCATATCTCATGTATAATGATAGCAGCAATCAGCTCAAAAGGAGAGTCAACTGAAAAGGTATAATCATAATCCGTCTTCAGCTGACTTTTCACAATCAGCTAACATTTGTTGCTTTAGGACAATCTGTCCCCAGGACATATTATTGTGAAAAAATACAACCCATACATTTTTTTTCATTACCAACTATAACTCCACATGCTTGCAGGTAAAGTGGGAAAAAATGATAATGAATGAAAATTCATATTTAAACAATATCAATGCAGTATTCACTTTGGCTTAGTTGGGAAATTTATTAGAAAAAGGCCCTGGGTTTCTACAAATGATCTAGGTATCAAAAATTACTGAACAGTAATTGAATGTACCTCCAATTTTACCCTTTCTTGAGTTATAACCCAAAATTTCCATACTTCCTATCTTAAATCGATTTGTCCTATCAAAGCTGTGTCCGACCACTCAAAAAGTTAGGGAATAGATGTGATTTTTAAGGGGCGTCATTCGAAAGGAAAAAAATGAAACCATGGCATCTTTTTGGTCATTGGTCTATGATGAAAGTCAAAATTACCAAGGCATCTTTTTTCTGGCAAATCACCCAATTTTCTTAAAGCAAACCCCAATTTCAGATCCAGTTCTTTTTCCGTTATCTTCTGATACCTAACAAGCACTAAAGAGATATCCTGACTCAAAAAACATCTCCGCTTTCTAATAGCATACTGTCACTCTACAATACTTACCACTGGCACAATATCTGTCCTTACATCGGGACACGAAGCATCTTTGTCCTTACACTGTGCAATTTTCAATTCATTAAGATCGAGCATCTTCAGTCCAATCCATGGTTGAGCTACTTTTCTGTACAGACAACATAAAGTTAGTGAGTAGATGCAAAGGCTTAAATTTTATACAGAAATAATTCAGAATATATTGTGTTCTCGGGATAATAAGATAAGAAAAATGGCATCATAATTTGTAATGTCATCGTGAACAAAATGGTATACAAGTGATCAAGACACATAAATCAAAAGATAATCAAAACCAACAAACTTTGCTGCAAATATATGGCAAGATATAAGATAACTGCAAGCTGAATAAATTTCATAGATCTGGTGCTGGTACATTATCTACCATATCATCTTCTCGGTGTCATCCTTTTAGGTTTTTTCAAAACTGCAGACAACATGTCATGCCACAATATAAATGCGTCACGTGGCCAAGATAAAGTAGGCTAAATCAATATGTTCCAGCTTTGATAAGGATGTTCATTATAGGACGCCATTCAAAATTTAACAAAGAATGATTAAGCAAATCAATCAAAAAAGCCAAAGAGGAGTAGCACATAAAATTAGAGAAAATAAGTCAAAACAGGCAGAACATACCCATTCTTCATGAATTGCTCCACTATTTTGACGACTGAGTCAACTGGCACTGCAAAACCCAATCCATCAGCTGCAACAAATTTCATGACATTAACACCCACAACCTCTCCATCAAGATTCACAAGGGGTCCTCCAGAATTTCCCTACAGAAAGCCACATAAGGAGATCATACATTATTTCACAAATCATGATAAAAAAGTTGGACCAGGTTGGACAATCAAATATGTTAGTGCAAACCCTTCATCCTTGCAAGTTGCAAAAACTGCAGTACAGATAATTAAAGAGTGAGCTATGATTTTGTTAATAAAATTAGACAATGATGAACTAAGAACTAGCTATCTAGTATATTAGTAGCAGCTAAACAAATCAATAGCCACTCTTAACGATCAGATAGAAATTATCCTCTTTTCCTTTTTAGGCAAAGATAGGCCAACGACAATCAGAATCTCATTAGTAAAGACTGTAAGGAATAATGAGATAACAGAagtagaaaagaaataaaaataatttaatttctttttaGGAAACTTCTCTCTCTAGGAAGGAGCTGCATTTAAGGTTTTCTCACTTTCTCTGATTAAAACAACCCCATACAAGATTCCATCCTTCCTTTCCTAAGAATTTAAAAAGCTACTAAATACTCCATCTGAGCTGATGCATCAACCTTCTTAAATTCAATCAGAAACTTCAAAAATGATCATCCAGGATCCAGATAATTTACAAGGCAATTCAGCAACACGTGATACAGGCAAGAGGTGGTACAGAAGGCAATTCAGCAAAACATGATAAATGGAGTCGCAAGAGTAAAACAGAAATTGCAAGTAGAATTATCCTTCAGCCAGAACTTTCTTTTAGATGCATCAAGAACAAAAGATTGATTGTTAATCCAAAAACTAAGATAGCAGAGATAACCTTAATGTATGTATTTATCCATCTCTAACTTACTGAAAAAAAACTAGATAACTATTGAGGTTTCTACATATGCTGGGATGTATGTCAGATATTTTTTATCATGTCCAGGAAATGTTTAATTGTGTGTAGCAGAAATAATGATTTAGAAGGATCAAGAACAATCATGCCCATTgccttttttcttaaaaaaatgtaAATTATGATGTCAACAGCTGCTCAATATTGCTTCAGACCCTCTCATAACCAAACAATATTGAGAGTTGAAGGTTCCAAAGTTATTAAAATCAACATTATAGATTTCTAGTAGCATTCATATAATAAAAACTGGGGACTTTGTGGAGCAAATATAATCTGGGCTAAAATTAGGgcaaaaaaattctaaaattctGTTTCAATACTACAATTTCAAATTACTGTCAGTTGTTTATCCTTCACAAACTTTCCAAATTCAGTTTGtatttaaaaattttcattaaatctATCAACAAATACTTACATAATTGCTAAATGACCACCAAAAGTCAACGACAAAAATGCTAGCTGACATGGCTTTTAGAGACATCAAAGCTTCCGTTAAAATGATATTCTGAATAACAAAAGACTCCCATAGGTTAACTATCTCTTGAAGAACAAACTATATGAAAACATTTTATCTTTCACAATTGGCCCTAATTTACTTAATCCAACCTTACATTTCATACAGGATGTTCACAAAATATAGGATCCCAGCTCAAAAATAATTAGAAGAGACTGTATAAATAATTATGTTCTTCAACAATGCAAAACTGATATTTCATTCAACCAAGAAAATAAAGGTTCATGAGAAGGTAATGGAATGAACAACATGGCATAAATCTTATTAAACAATGTTAAAGTGAATGAACAGGTAGTCTCACCTTATTAATTGCACAATCTGTTTGCAAATATTCCCTTTGAACTCCTTTAAGACCCAAATCACTGCTTTTACGATCAACACAGCTACATAAAAAAGGAAAGGCGAAAAAGAATTCAGAGTAGAGAGAAACCAAAAAAAGTGTGTTCTTTGACAAAATAAATCTATAAAAGTAATCCCAAAATAAGGGAAAACCAAAAGGTTGTCTTAATTGACAGCATAAACCCATATTACTAAAATCAACATCGAAGCCACAAGCTTAAAATACAACATTGAAATAGAGTCAAAACAAGGAGAACAATTCCAAGTCAACTTACAACAATTTAAATAACATGcctattaaattttaaatatttaatagaaAATGAGAAAATTTTCTTACGATAAAATAGAAATTAggaaataaatatatgaattctATGTTAAAATACCTTATAATGCCAGATGTAATGGTATTTTTCAGAGCATGTGGGCAACCTAAAGCAATAACAAAGTCGCCTGGATGAAGCTTTGATGACATTCCAAGTTTTGCTGCTGGTAGTGGAATTTTTGATTGTATCTTCACAACAGCAATGTCTGAAACAAAATCAGCATTCACGACAGTGCCCTCAAATTCACGACCATCTTGTAAAGTAACACCAACCTATTTATTTTATTGAAAGGATAGTAAGTAACACCAGAGACAAGAAGGAAAATTATTTATTGAACTGATGACTGAAAAGATATCAGAATGACATTAAACAAATAAGTAGCCCTTTCTTTCTACGAAAGACAATATTTTTATACcaaaaagaaaatcaaatattaaatagGTTTCATGAAATAAGGGTTAGTGTGGTCTGCGACCGACAGCTGCAAGGCTTTTGGTTTACAAATGACTCCATAAAAGCCAAACCTTATCCAGGTCCCAAATGACTGGGCCATGACATGGCCCAGGTTTGTTCTCAAAAGTATACAACTATGCTGATGCTGATTTTGtgaggaaaaaaaataatttgtttAAGCCCTCTTCCAACAATAAACTTGGATCATACAAGCCTAGCTCTtgtaagtagatttttatttttgaagaaactTCAAGCATTTAATTTTTCTAGGCCTTTTTCATGAGTATCTATCAATACAAAAAGACAAATTAATTATGCCCAAAGAcaattcaaaattagaaaacatcatagacaatatttgattacCCAAAATATACATGCATAACAAAGTATAAGGATTAAAAAGCATAATTGAATAGTACATATTCACCACTACAAATAGAAGACACTACAAAAAAATCAAAGCATTGTTGGTTGAAATCATTAGTGGTTGAGTACTTAAGTTTCCTATTCACTAGAAATACCAAAATTTATTATAAAGTTGACAAACATAGATGAGAAAAGCACAGTAATTATGATAAAAGAATAATTTGAGCATATTTCAAACTAAGTTGGCATGATATGTCTATATCATTTAAATGATATCAATTTCATGAAGTTAAATAGAAAGTTCAACGTATAAATTTCCTCATCATGCATGATATAGTCAACAAGAAAACATAGTTAAACTATGTGCATATACAAAATCTACGAAGAATGAACTGCAATAGATGAGTAATAACCAGCAAGGACTAAAACATCATGCTAAacaaaaggcctcagacttgtgtcCAACAAAATAATCCTAATTGCAACATCAAACTCTCAGCAATCGTGCAATCTAAATTACAATAATATGTGAACAATAATGCCTactttactatttcatcaaattgATTATAGATCAGAGCTCCTTTTAAGTCCCACAAATTTCCATAGTTCATTTAAGGAGAAAAGTTCACAAAATATTGTCAGTCTGTGCTCTACTTTGCCATTGCAGACCCTTTTCTTGCGATCAAGGTCCTCCACACAATGTGCACACGTCAAGATCGTCCCATCAGGATCAATTATAGTACCAGACCCAATACTCTTTGAAGACATCAGACCACCTGCAGAATCGT
The window above is part of the Musa acuminata AAA Group cultivar baxijiao chromosome BXJ2-6, Cavendish_Baxijiao_AAA, whole genome shotgun sequence genome. Proteins encoded here:
- the LOC103989835 gene encoding putative protease Do-like 14, giving the protein MFRRLLSPNPRRSAATGLLAIAAFYGGSSDGPSHRTNVGVSISVPLRQLLSSTSEIFLRDFARPSLFSIGGRSPAASPFPDSDSNEEALGKNHADAPCSATSTETNFIAKAAALASPAVVNISVRKGGLMSSKSIGSGTIIDPDGTILTCAHCVEDLDRKKRVCNGKVGVTLQDGREFEGTVVNADFVSDIAVVKIQSKIPLPAAKLGMSSKLHPGDFVIALGCPHALKNTITSGIISCVDRKSSDLGLKGVQREYLQTDCAINKGNSGGPLVNLDGEVVGVNVMKFVAADGLGFAVPVDSVVKIVEQFMKNGKVAQPWIGLKMLDLNELKIAQCKDKDASCPDVRTDIVPVVFKVTPASPADRAGFRPGDTVIQFDGKPVREIKEIVDSMRDQVGKPLKVLVKRANNKLVTLTVVPEMADMDRCNAA